A stretch of Pseudomonas sp. LS.1a DNA encodes these proteins:
- a CDS encoding metal ABC transporter substrate-binding protein: MNLKRLTLVLALAGLPSLCFATQVLTTLPVTHSLASALLDGTAVQLTRAAPANLPASRQPSYFSGRGGAGLHKAAQQADAVIGVRSIWRDDPLYPMARRSNIRIVEIDAARPLDGALPGIAVNGDEAYGAYPWLNPSNFGRMADVVANDLERLAPDDKAKIQGNLAGLKRQLLELSASSQTRLAKVDNLTVVSLSERLGYLASGLNLDVVEQPLPAEWDAAALKALGDNLKAQDVALVLDHRQPEAAVAEVIKAAGAKLVVVESDPEDALAGLKASVDQVVGALAES; this comes from the coding sequence ATGAACCTGAAACGCCTGACTCTGGTACTGGCCCTGGCCGGCCTGCCGTCGTTGTGTTTCGCCACGCAAGTGCTGACCACCCTGCCCGTCACCCACAGCCTGGCCAGCGCCCTGCTCGACGGCACAGCGGTGCAGCTCACACGTGCAGCGCCCGCCAACCTGCCGGCCAGCCGCCAGCCGTCCTATTTCAGCGGGCGCGGTGGTGCCGGCCTGCACAAGGCCGCGCAGCAGGCCGACGCGGTGATCGGCGTGCGCTCGATCTGGCGTGACGACCCGCTGTACCCGATGGCCCGGCGCAGCAATATCCGGATCGTCGAGATCGACGCCGCCCGGCCGTTGGATGGCGCGCTGCCGGGTATTGCGGTGAACGGTGACGAGGCCTATGGCGCCTACCCCTGGCTCAACCCGAGCAACTTCGGGCGCATGGCCGATGTGGTGGCCAATGACCTGGAACGGTTGGCACCAGACGACAAGGCGAAGATCCAGGGCAACCTGGCGGGGCTCAAGCGCCAGTTGCTGGAGCTGTCAGCCAGCAGCCAGACGCGATTGGCCAAAGTCGACAATCTGACGGTGGTGAGCTTGTCGGAGCGGCTGGGTTATCTGGCCAGCGGGTTGAACCTCGACGTGGTCGAGCAACCGTTGCCGGCCGAGTGGGATGCGGCTGCGCTGAAAGCACTGGGTGACAATCTGAAGGCGCAGGATGTGGCACTGGTGCTGGACCACCGGCAGCCGGAGGCGGCTGTGGCCGAGGTGATCAAGGCAGCCGGGGCGAAGCTGGTGGTGGTGGAAAGTGACCCTGAGGATGCACTTGCCGGATTGAAGGCCAGTGTGGATCAGGTGGTTGGGGCATTGGCCGAAAGCTGA
- a CDS encoding metal ABC transporter permease has product MSFETFRQTVQDWATAGYLPEALAYGFVVNALLAGLMIGPVLGGLGTLVVVKRFAFFSEAVGHAALTGVAIGILLGEPYTGPYGSLFGYCLLFGILLNFLRNRTGLSPDTLIGVFLSVSLALGASLLLMLAGKINVHILENVLFGSVLTVSGQDLVVLGIVAALVLVLAVPLYNRIMLASFNPQLAAVRGVAVKTLDYLFVVLVTLVTVASVKVIGAILVGALLVIPAAAARLVSQSLKGFFFLSVLIATLSTLLGILLPIVFDLPVPSGAAIILVAGICFALAALARALVPRLQGNPA; this is encoded by the coding sequence ATGAGTTTTGAAACCTTTCGCCAAACGGTCCAGGACTGGGCCACTGCCGGCTACCTGCCCGAGGCGCTGGCCTACGGCTTCGTGGTCAACGCTCTGCTGGCCGGCCTGATGATCGGCCCGGTGCTGGGCGGCCTGGGCACCCTGGTGGTGGTCAAGCGCTTTGCCTTCTTCTCCGAGGCAGTCGGCCATGCCGCGCTGACCGGCGTGGCCATCGGCATCCTGCTGGGCGAGCCCTACACCGGCCCCTATGGCAGCCTGTTCGGCTACTGCCTGCTGTTCGGCATCTTGCTCAACTTCCTGCGCAATCGCACCGGGCTGTCGCCGGACACCCTGATCGGCGTGTTCCTGTCGGTGTCACTGGCGCTGGGCGCCAGCCTGCTGCTGATGCTGGCAGGCAAGATCAACGTGCACATCCTCGAGAACGTGCTGTTCGGCTCGGTGCTGACCGTGAGCGGCCAGGACCTGGTGGTGCTGGGCATCGTCGCGGCGCTGGTGCTGGTGCTGGCCGTGCCGCTGTACAACCGTATCATGCTGGCCAGTTTCAACCCGCAACTGGCGGCCGTGCGCGGCGTGGCGGTGAAAACCCTGGACTACCTGTTCGTGGTACTGGTGACCCTGGTCACCGTGGCCTCGGTGAAGGTGATCGGGGCGATCCTGGTCGGGGCGCTGCTGGTAATTCCCGCTGCCGCCGCACGCTTGGTCAGCCAGTCGCTGAAGGGCTTTTTCTTCCTGTCGGTGCTGATCGCCACGCTGAGCACGCTGCTCGGCATCCTGCTGCCGATCGTTTTCGACCTGCCGGTGCCGTCCGGCGCCGCGATCATCCTGGTGGCCGGCATCTGCTTCGCCCTCGCGGCGCTGGCCCGCGCCCTCGTCCCCCGCCTGCAAGGAAACCCGGCATGA
- a CDS encoding metal ABC transporter ATP-binding protein produces MTAAANLVAACGPRIEFAGIDLTLGRTRILEQVSFNVAAGSVHAIVGPNGGGKSSLIKTLLGQMPHQGQLTLHWPGEREVIGYVPQALEFDRGLPMTVDDFMAAMCQRRPAFLGLSRRVQPAIDAALAQVGMLDKRKRRMGALSGGERQRVLLAQGLIPEPQLLVLDEPMSALDEAGIQVFEQLLLGWRQAGTTVLWIEHDLEAVLRLADRVTGLSRQVLFDAPPAQALTPERLLGLFSVHPRSESLA; encoded by the coding sequence ATGACCGCCGCCGCCAACCTGGTGGCAGCCTGCGGGCCGCGCATCGAGTTCGCCGGCATCGACCTGACCCTGGGCCGCACCCGCATCCTCGAACAGGTCAGCTTCAACGTCGCCGCTGGCAGCGTGCATGCCATCGTCGGCCCCAACGGCGGCGGCAAGAGCTCGCTGATCAAGACCCTGCTCGGGCAAATGCCGCACCAGGGCCAGCTGACCCTGCACTGGCCCGGAGAACGCGAAGTGATCGGCTATGTGCCGCAGGCACTGGAGTTCGACCGTGGCCTGCCGATGACCGTGGACGACTTCATGGCTGCCATGTGCCAGCGCCGCCCCGCCTTCCTCGGCCTGTCGCGCCGTGTGCAGCCGGCCATCGACGCGGCCCTGGCACAGGTCGGCATGCTGGACAAGCGCAAACGGCGCATGGGCGCGCTGTCTGGCGGCGAACGCCAGCGTGTGCTGCTGGCCCAGGGCCTGATCCCCGAGCCGCAACTGCTGGTGCTGGACGAGCCGATGTCGGCCCTTGATGAAGCCGGCATCCAGGTGTTCGAGCAACTGCTGCTGGGCTGGCGCCAGGCCGGCACCACCGTGCTGTGGATCGAGCACGATCTGGAGGCCGTGCTGCGCCTGGCCGACCGGGTTACCGGCCTGAGCCGCCAGGTACTGTTCGACGCCCCACCCGCCCAGGCCCTGACCCCGGAGCGCCTGCTTGGCCTGTTCTCCGTTCACCCGCGTAGCGAGAGCCTTGCCTGA
- a CDS encoding metal ABC transporter substrate-binding protein — MLRSALALLLALALPALALADNGKPLRIGITLHPYYSYVSNIVGDKAEVVPLIPAGFNPHAYEPRAEDIKRIGTLDVVVLNGVGHDDFADRMIAASEKPGINTIEANQNVPLLAATGIAARGAGKVVNPHTFLSISTTIAQVNNIARELGKLDPDNARLYTQNARAYAKRLSTLRADALAKVTEAPSATFRVATIHAAYDYLVRDFGLEVTAVVEPAHGIEPSPAQLKKTIDQLKALDVRVIFSEMDFPSAYVETIQRESGVRLYPLTHISYGEYTKDKYEVEMKRNLDTVVRAIQENRA; from the coding sequence ATGCTCCGCTCCGCCCTCGCCCTGCTCCTGGCCCTTGCCCTGCCGGCACTGGCCCTGGCCGATAACGGCAAGCCGCTGCGCATCGGCATCACCCTGCACCCCTACTACAGCTACGTGAGCAACATCGTCGGCGACAAGGCCGAAGTGGTGCCGCTGATTCCGGCAGGTTTCAACCCCCATGCCTACGAACCACGGGCCGAGGACATCAAACGCATCGGCACACTGGATGTGGTGGTGCTCAATGGCGTCGGCCATGACGATTTCGCCGACCGCATGATCGCCGCCAGCGAAAAGCCCGGCATCAACACCATCGAGGCCAACCAGAACGTACCGTTGCTGGCAGCCACCGGCATTGCTGCCCGCGGCGCCGGCAAGGTGGTCAACCCGCACACCTTCCTGTCGATCAGCACCACCATCGCCCAGGTCAACAACATTGCCCGCGAACTGGGCAAGCTCGACCCGGACAATGCCAGGCTGTACACGCAAAACGCCCGTGCCTATGCCAAGCGCCTGAGCACATTGCGTGCCGACGCACTGGCCAAGGTCACCGAGGCCCCCAGCGCCACCTTCCGCGTCGCCACCATTCATGCTGCCTACGACTACCTGGTGCGCGACTTCGGCCTGGAGGTGACCGCGGTGGTCGAGCCAGCCCATGGCATCGAACCCAGTCCGGCCCAGCTGAAGAAGACCATCGACCAGCTCAAGGCGCTGGACGTGCGGGTGATCTTCTCGGAAATGGACTTTCCATCGGCCTATGTCGAAACCATCCAGCGTGAATCCGGCGTGCGCCTGTACCCACTGACGCACATTTCCTACGGCGAATACACCAAGGACAAGTACGAGGTGGAGATGAAGCGCAACCTCGACACCGTGGTCCGCGCCATTCAGGAGAACCGCGCATGA
- a CDS encoding DUF6162 family protein, which translates to MSRAQVIRPAGAGHETLYVLLVSLLIVVLAASVVVLRGEREDEQAIASHQIDARRDLTAAEQGLYTDLRVAFDEILLLREENAAAPSVQALAEEGLPPFVVDAGSQSRGSHQWSWLEPGAYLGRSQAPEVAGSLLLILPADSTGQADVWLRRDSAALPPDDLGQAALIAAGWQQVVSHYDAGVTREHRH; encoded by the coding sequence ATGAGCCGCGCCCAAGTGATCCGCCCGGCCGGTGCCGGGCACGAAACCCTTTACGTGCTGCTGGTCAGCCTGCTGATCGTGGTACTCGCTGCCAGCGTGGTGGTGCTGCGCGGCGAACGTGAGGACGAACAGGCCATTGCCAGCCACCAGATCGACGCCCGTCGCGACCTCACCGCCGCCGAGCAAGGCCTGTACACCGACCTGCGGGTGGCCTTCGACGAGATCCTGCTGCTACGTGAAGAAAACGCCGCCGCGCCCAGCGTACAGGCCCTGGCCGAGGAGGGCCTGCCGCCGTTCGTGGTCGATGCCGGCAGCCAGAGCCGCGGCAGCCACCAATGGTCATGGCTGGAACCCGGGGCCTACCTGGGCCGCAGCCAGGCCCCGGAAGTGGCCGGCAGCCTGCTGCTGATCCTGCCGGCCGACAGCACCGGCCAGGCCGATGTCTGGCTGCGCCGGGACAGCGCCGCCCTGCCCCCGGACGACCTCGGCCAGGCCGCCCTGATCGCCGCCGGCTGGCAGCAGGTGGTCAGCCACTACGACGCCGGGGTCACCCGCGAACACCGTCACTGA
- a CDS encoding thiamine pyrophosphate-binding protein yields MSRAQAVPASPLKQRWLKWRFHLNILLILIPLGFMPKYFADAKLFRGEAGLGANVISDIQVGPYTLDLAELRDEPPRADGPAGHFKVFNASLCKACINGVKAAYLRIGKPRSLRAAGTIFFGAPYNMGTSLPIPPRTKPDAQIWITLEGWDGSMHQASVPLAKASPATVAWLEKQGGKK; encoded by the coding sequence ATGAGCCGGGCCCAAGCCGTGCCCGCCAGCCCGCTGAAGCAACGATGGCTGAAGTGGCGTTTTCACCTGAACATCCTGCTGATCCTCATCCCGCTGGGCTTCATGCCCAAGTACTTCGCCGACGCCAAGCTGTTCCGCGGCGAAGCGGGCCTCGGCGCCAATGTGATCAGCGACATCCAGGTCGGCCCCTATACCCTGGACCTGGCCGAACTGCGTGACGAGCCCCCCCGCGCCGACGGCCCGGCCGGCCACTTCAAGGTCTTCAATGCATCGCTGTGCAAGGCCTGCATCAACGGCGTCAAGGCAGCCTACCTGCGCATCGGCAAGCCGCGCAGCCTGCGCGCCGCCGGCACCATTTTCTTCGGTGCACCGTACAACATGGGCACCTCGTTACCGATCCCGCCACGCACCAAGCCCGATGCCCAGATCTGGATCACCCTGGAAGGCTGGGACGGCAGCATGCACCAGGCGTCGGTCCCGCTGGCCAAGGCATCGCCAGCCACCGTGGCCTGGCTCGAGAAACAAGGAGGCAAGAAATGA
- a CDS encoding PepSY-associated TM helix domain-containing protein: MAKSPKKSKSRLWFLVHSWLALPIWFFVLIVCFTGMLAVVSQEIVWLADPAVRANKPGADVERLSFQQLLEALHKAEPDMVVERLNQPDGSHFAVKANVTLPDGTSPTLYVNPYTGAIQGKTPDFNFEAFTRALHGWWLVPFTNGFSWGWYLVSLLGLPMLASLVTGLVVYKKFWKGFFKPVRTGHGSRIFWGDLHRLAGVWSIWFIAVISITGTWFLIQAILADNHITISSRPVVPVIAREDVPQTPTGSPAPRIDLDEAARIAGLAIPGLEINFISLPATAYSHVTLAGPGWYPLMFQSASVNPYTRNVDSQFLISDRSALEFVTESMRPLHTGDFGGLPIKLVWFFFGLVLTLMVFSGLLIWTKRTAQATAAALKRSERTPRMTRNETPVEIRP; this comes from the coding sequence ATGGCCAAATCACCGAAAAAATCCAAATCCAGGCTGTGGTTCCTGGTCCACAGCTGGCTCGCCTTGCCGATCTGGTTCTTTGTCCTGATCGTCTGCTTCACCGGCATGCTCGCCGTGGTCAGCCAGGAAATCGTCTGGCTGGCCGACCCGGCCGTGCGCGCCAACAAGCCCGGCGCCGACGTCGAGCGCCTGAGCTTCCAGCAACTCCTGGAAGCCCTGCACAAGGCCGAGCCGGACATGGTAGTGGAGCGGCTCAACCAGCCCGACGGTTCGCACTTTGCGGTCAAAGCCAATGTCACCTTGCCTGACGGAACCAGCCCGACACTGTATGTAAACCCCTACACCGGGGCCATCCAGGGCAAGACCCCGGACTTCAACTTCGAAGCCTTCACCCGCGCTCTGCACGGCTGGTGGCTGGTGCCGTTCACCAACGGTTTCAGTTGGGGCTGGTACCTGGTGTCGCTGCTCGGCCTGCCCATGCTGGCTTCGCTGGTCACCGGCCTGGTGGTGTACAAGAAGTTCTGGAAGGGCTTCTTCAAGCCGGTGCGCACCGGCCATGGTTCGCGGATTTTCTGGGGCGACCTGCACCGCCTGGCCGGGGTCTGGTCGATCTGGTTCATTGCGGTCATTTCCATCACCGGTACCTGGTTCCTGATCCAGGCGATCCTGGCCGACAACCACATCACCATTTCCAGCCGGCCCGTCGTGCCGGTGATCGCCCGTGAGGACGTGCCGCAAACCCCGACTGGCAGCCCGGCACCGCGCATCGACCTGGATGAAGCGGCACGCATTGCCGGCCTGGCGATCCCGGGGCTGGAAATCAACTTCATCTCGCTACCGGCCACCGCCTACAGCCACGTCACCCTGGCCGGGCCGGGCTGGTACCCGCTGATGTTCCAGAGCGCTTCGGTAAACCCCTACACGCGCAATGTCGACAGCCAGTTCCTGATCAGCGACCGCTCGGCGCTGGAGTTCGTCACCGAGTCCATGCGCCCGCTGCACACCGGTGATTTCGGCGGCCTGCCGATCAAGCTGGTGTGGTTCTTCTTCGGCCTGGTCCTCACCCTGATGGTGTTCAGCGGCTTGCTGATCTGGACCAAGCGCACCGCCCAGGCCACCGCCGCCGCCCTCAAGCGCAGCGAGCGCACGCCGCGCATGACGCGCAATGAAACCCCCGTGGAGATCCGCCCATGA
- a CDS encoding lysine N(6)-hydroxylase/L-ornithine N(5)-oxygenase family protein, producing MSQPSQQETIKDLIGVGFGPSNLALAIALEELAESQGHALDALFIDKQQDYRWHGETLATQSELQISFLKDLVSLRNPTSPYSFVNYLHQKQRLADFINLGTFYPCRLEYNDYLRWAAEHFATQAVYGEEVLRIEPEVHAGRVEHLRLVSRDAQGREYSRRTRSVVVGSGGTPKIPEKFGAFKDDPRVFHHSQYLSSLNKLPCTAGKPMRIAVIGSGQSAAEAFIDLNDSYPSVKVDMILRGSALKPADDSPFVNEIFSPDYTDLVYNEPADQRSKLLGEYHNTNYSVVDLNLIERIYGILYRQKVAHQYRHNVLCRRQVEAVVATREGLELTLRDLATGQQQTHRYDAVILATGYERRSHRDLLAPLAGYLDDFNVDRNYRVLASPDLQASVYLQGFCENSHGLSDTLLSVLPARAAEIGRALYQDLGQLHGKPQPAVALTRA from the coding sequence ATGAGCCAGCCCTCACAGCAGGAAACCATCAAAGATCTGATCGGCGTGGGCTTCGGCCCTTCCAACCTGGCCCTGGCCATCGCCCTGGAAGAACTCGCCGAGTCCCAGGGCCATGCCCTCGACGCGCTGTTCATCGACAAACAGCAGGACTACCGCTGGCACGGCGAAACCCTGGCCACCCAGAGCGAGTTGCAGATCTCGTTCCTCAAGGACCTGGTGTCGCTGCGTAACCCCACCAGCCCCTACAGCTTCGTCAACTACCTGCACCAGAAGCAGCGCCTGGCCGACTTCATCAACCTCGGCACCTTCTACCCCTGCCGCCTCGAGTACAACGACTACCTGCGCTGGGCCGCCGAGCACTTCGCCACCCAGGCGGTATATGGCGAGGAGGTGCTGCGCATCGAGCCGGAAGTGCACGCGGGTCGGGTCGAGCACTTGCGCCTGGTCTCGCGCGACGCACAAGGCCGCGAATACAGCCGCCGCACCCGTTCGGTGGTGGTCGGCAGCGGCGGCACGCCGAAAATCCCGGAAAAGTTCGGCGCCTTCAAGGACGACCCGCGGGTATTCCATCACTCCCAGTACCTGAGCAGCCTGAACAAGCTGCCGTGCACCGCCGGCAAGCCGATGCGCATTGCCGTGATCGGTTCCGGCCAGAGTGCCGCCGAGGCGTTCATCGACCTCAATGACAGCTATCCGTCGGTCAAGGTCGACATGATTCTGCGCGGTTCGGCCCTCAAGCCTGCCGACGACAGCCCGTTCGTCAACGAGATCTTCTCGCCGGACTACACCGACCTGGTCTACAACGAACCGGCCGACCAGCGCAGCAAGCTCCTGGGCGAATACCACAACACCAACTATTCGGTGGTCGACCTCAACCTGATCGAACGCATCTACGGCATCCTCTACCGGCAGAAGGTCGCCCACCAGTACCGCCACAACGTGCTGTGCCGGCGCCAGGTCGAAGCCGTGGTGGCCACTCGCGAAGGCCTGGAACTGACCTTGCGCGACCTCGCCACCGGCCAGCAGCAAACCCACCGCTACGACGCAGTGATCCTCGCCACCGGCTACGAACGCCGCTCGCACCGTGATCTGCTGGCGCCCCTGGCCGGCTACCTGGACGATTTCAACGTCGACCGAAACTACCGCGTGCTGGCCAGTCCCGACCTGCAGGCCTCGGTGTACCTGCAGGGTTTCTGCGAGAACAGCCACGGCCTGAGCGACACCTTGCTCTCGGTGCTGCCGGCACGCGCCGCAGAAATTGGCCGCGCGCTGTACCAGGACCTGGGGCAGTTGCACGGCAAGCCGCAACCGGCAGTGGCCCTGACCCGCGCCTGA
- the pbpG gene encoding D-alanyl-D-alanine endopeptidase, giving the protein MKTSLSILSLLLLLTGTATLPSTAAAQPPAQVQRDPSKLHLASGSALLIDLNTNQELYSSHADRVVPIASVTKLMTAMVVLDAKQPMDEMLTMTIANNPEMKGVYSRVRLGSQLDRRETLLITLMSSENRAANTLANHYPGGYPAFIKAMNAKARSLGMAHTRYVEPTGLSTQNVSSARDLAKLLMASRKYPMLSELSTTREKTVAFRKPNYTLGFRNTDHLVNKSNWDIKLTKTGFTNEAGHCLVLLTRMDNRPVAMVILDAFGKYTHFADASRMRQWLETGAAKPAPAVAMQYKAERQNKGRLAAE; this is encoded by the coding sequence GTGAAAACATCCCTGTCCATCCTCAGCCTGCTGCTGTTGCTCACAGGTACTGCGACCCTTCCGTCGACCGCTGCTGCACAACCCCCGGCCCAGGTTCAACGCGACCCGTCCAAGCTGCACCTTGCCTCTGGCAGCGCCCTGCTGATCGACCTGAACACTAACCAGGAGCTGTATTCGAGCCACGCCGACCGCGTGGTGCCGATTGCCTCGGTGACCAAACTGATGACGGCGATGGTAGTGCTGGATGCCAAGCAGCCCATGGATGAGATGCTCACCATGACCATTGCCAACAACCCGGAAATGAAAGGCGTGTATTCGCGTGTGCGCCTAGGCAGCCAGCTCGACCGCCGCGAAACATTGCTGATTACCCTGATGTCTTCGGAAAACCGTGCGGCCAACACCTTGGCCAACCATTACCCCGGCGGCTACCCGGCGTTCATCAAGGCAATGAATGCCAAGGCCCGCAGCCTGGGCATGGCGCATACCCGCTACGTCGAGCCGACCGGCCTGTCGACGCAGAACGTATCCAGCGCCCGCGACCTGGCCAAGCTGCTTATGGCCTCGCGCAAGTACCCGATGCTGAGTGAACTGTCGACCACCCGCGAGAAGACCGTGGCCTTCCGCAAGCCCAACTACACCCTGGGCTTCCGCAACACCGACCACCTGGTGAACAAGAGCAACTGGGACATCAAGCTGACCAAGACCGGCTTCACCAATGAAGCCGGGCACTGCCTGGTGCTGCTGACCCGCATGGACAACCGCCCGGTGGCCATGGTCATTCTCGATGCCTTTGGCAAGTACACCCACTTCGCCGATGCCAGCCGCATGCGCCAGTGGCTGGAAACCGGTGCCGCCAAGCCGGCACCGGCGGTGGCCATGCAGTACAAGGCGGAGCGGCAGAACAAGGGGCGCCTGGCGGCCGAGTGA
- a CDS encoding fimbrial protein has product MIKPITSLAICIFIAAPSLSFAACKFYDGHSQKQINISIPSTLSIPRDAAVNTVIYESPVMTFNGDASYECSTTFTNGIKNNAGADSTSTYFPIGNTGLSWQWIYQGNAYIGFGGGTPRQPGGYGFNTTTNALRIVKTGEISPGTTIPAGVLGYIQIESASVRPLAMATDNSSAIILQSCETPNIAVTMGEYNLSIFSKNGNSTPPKAFNIQLNNCPSGIQKVSYSLSSTSGSPAVDSALGIIELNKSSTAKGIALQLLDRNQAPIQLDKTYVFNEYSTGGGNFSIPLNAKYIRTLPTGNNGQYDEGMGAGSANSEVTFVMNYL; this is encoded by the coding sequence ATGATTAAACCTATCACATCACTGGCAATTTGTATTTTTATCGCTGCACCTTCGCTCTCGTTTGCAGCTTGCAAGTTTTACGACGGACATTCACAAAAACAGATAAATATAAGTATACCTTCCACGCTTTCCATCCCCAGAGACGCAGCAGTCAACACCGTGATTTACGAATCCCCGGTTATGACCTTTAATGGCGACGCGTCGTACGAATGCTCGACCACATTCACGAACGGGATTAAAAACAACGCGGGCGCGGATTCAACGTCAACTTATTTCCCAATAGGTAATACGGGGCTTTCGTGGCAGTGGATTTATCAGGGAAATGCATATATCGGATTTGGCGGTGGAACACCTCGACAACCTGGCGGATACGGATTCAATACCACTACAAACGCCCTACGCATAGTTAAAACGGGAGAAATCTCACCAGGCACAACCATACCAGCCGGAGTCCTAGGGTATATACAAATAGAATCGGCAAGCGTAAGACCTTTAGCAATGGCAACTGATAATAGCTCAGCCATTATACTTCAGTCGTGCGAAACTCCAAACATCGCCGTTACAATGGGCGAATACAACCTAAGCATATTTTCAAAAAATGGAAATTCCACTCCACCAAAAGCGTTCAATATACAATTGAATAACTGCCCGAGTGGAATCCAGAAAGTGAGCTATAGCTTATCTTCCACGTCAGGCTCCCCGGCGGTGGACAGTGCACTCGGCATTATCGAATTAAACAAAAGCTCGACAGCGAAAGGTATAGCACTGCAATTACTTGACCGCAATCAGGCCCCCATACAACTCGACAAAACTTATGTCTTCAACGAATACTCCACAGGCGGAGGAAACTTCTCGATACCCTTGAACGCCAAGTATATCCGTACCTTACCGACTGGTAATAATGGCCAATATGATGAAGGGATGGGTGCTGGCTCCGCCAACAGCGAAGTGACCTTCGTTATGAATTATCTGTGA
- a CDS encoding substrate-binding domain-containing protein codes for MLRMLFCATLLTTSFVCSAADVVQGGEETLTVLSSGGIMGAIREVAPAYEKTYGVKLEVLAAPSMGETPQAVPNRLARGEQADVVLMVGSALDNLVASGLADKTSRIDLGKSFIAMAVRKGESKPDIGTMQALRTVLQNSSSVAYSDSASGVYLSRTLFPRLQLGDQFVAKAHMIPAEPVGAVIARGEAQIGFQQLSELKPVKGIDIVGLIPAEAQKMTMYSGAVVTKSQHHAAAQALLDYLASPQADAAIKDSGLTPLPHAAS; via the coding sequence ATGCTTCGAATGCTGTTCTGTGCCACCCTCTTAACCACCTCATTCGTCTGCTCGGCTGCTGACGTTGTACAAGGTGGTGAGGAAACGCTGACCGTTCTTAGTTCCGGCGGTATCATGGGCGCTATCCGGGAAGTGGCGCCAGCTTATGAGAAGACATACGGCGTGAAGCTGGAAGTTCTAGCCGCGCCTTCGATGGGGGAAACCCCACAGGCCGTCCCGAATAGGCTCGCCCGCGGTGAGCAGGCGGATGTAGTTCTGATGGTAGGTTCGGCGCTCGACAACCTGGTCGCCAGCGGTCTAGCCGATAAGACCAGCCGAATTGATCTCGGAAAGTCTTTCATTGCCATGGCCGTTCGCAAAGGCGAATCGAAGCCGGACATAGGCACCATGCAGGCCTTGCGCACAGTGCTGCAAAACAGCAGCTCTGTCGCGTACTCCGACAGCGCAAGCGGCGTCTATCTTTCCAGGACCCTGTTCCCTCGCCTGCAGCTCGGTGACCAGTTCGTGGCCAAGGCTCACATGATACCTGCCGAGCCTGTCGGCGCGGTGATCGCTCGCGGCGAAGCACAGATCGGCTTCCAACAGCTCAGTGAACTTAAGCCAGTAAAGGGGATCGACATCGTTGGTCTGATCCCGGCTGAAGCGCAGAAAATGACGATGTATTCTGGCGCTGTCGTCACCAAGAGCCAGCATCATGCCGCAGCCCAGGCGCTCCTCGACTATCTGGCATCGCCACAAGCCGACGCAGCGATCAAAGATAGTGGCTTGACGCCGCTACCTCATGCAGCAAGCTGA
- a CDS encoding HAD hydrolase-like protein: protein MSYRLAIFDFDGTLADSFPFFVSVFNQIADKHSFNRIQPEELDSLRKQGAREIMSHIGMPRWKLPLVARTFMGLMKKHRGSIQLFEDIANTLSHLDEKGLILAVVSSNSRENVTQVLGSSCRHIRAFECGASIFGKASRLRRVMRKFCVAKEEVIYIGDQPTDGEAASTAGIAFGAVAWGYGTYEAFQNLQSHAWFADVNELRRLADSHDHLDSSPS from the coding sequence ATGTCATACCGGCTTGCAATTTTCGACTTTGACGGCACACTCGCAGACTCCTTTCCATTCTTCGTTTCCGTATTCAATCAAATTGCTGACAAGCACTCCTTCAACCGGATCCAACCAGAAGAGCTGGACTCTCTACGCAAGCAGGGGGCTCGGGAGATCATGTCTCATATCGGAATGCCTCGCTGGAAGCTACCTCTAGTGGCGCGAACTTTTATGGGGCTGATGAAGAAGCATCGAGGCTCAATCCAGCTGTTTGAGGATATCGCCAATACGTTGAGCCATCTTGATGAGAAGGGATTGATACTCGCAGTAGTGTCTTCCAACTCCAGAGAGAATGTCACGCAGGTTCTGGGTTCCAGCTGTCGACATATCCGGGCCTTCGAGTGCGGGGCTTCCATTTTCGGTAAGGCATCGCGCTTGCGCCGGGTCATGCGAAAATTTTGCGTGGCAAAAGAAGAGGTTATCTATATAGGCGATCAACCTACGGATGGTGAAGCAGCATCAACTGCCGGCATCGCCTTCGGCGCGGTTGCGTGGGGATACGGGACATATGAAGCATTTCAAAACCTTCAATCCCATGCGTGGTTCGCCGATGTAAACGAACTACGGCGACTGGCAGATAGCCATGACCATCTGGACTCCTCCCCAAGTTAG